A segment of the Sporocytophaga myxococcoides genome:
TTTTACACCGTACTATAGGCAATCTTCCTGATCATAAAAAAGAGATGATCACGGAGATTTATAAAAGTGAAGATATATTTCGGGATAAAAAAGTTCTTGTTGTTGATGATGATATGAGAAATGTCTTTGCCTTATCCAAAGTACTGAAAGAGCAGGGAATGAATGTGTTAAAAGCAGAAAATGGCATAAAGGCACTGGAGGCTATTACTAATAATCCTGATATCTCTCTGGTACTGATGGATATAATGATGCCTGAAATGGATGGTCTGGAAGCAATCAGAAAAATCAGGTCCATGGAAAGCTTTAAGGAGCTTCCTGTTCTTACCCTGACTGCAAAGGCAATGAAGGAAGACAGGAAAAAAAGTATAGACGCTGGCGCTAATGATTATATAAGTAAACCGATTGATCTGGATCGGCTTATTTCATTGATGAAAATATGGATAAAGAAGTAAGGTTCGGATATAAATATTATAACTATGTTCAGCAAGCCTAAGATATTAATAGTTGATGACAAGCAAGAGAATCTCATCGCACTAGAAACGGTCTTAAGGGATCTGGATGTTGAAATTATTAGAGCGACGAGCGGCAATGAGGCATTGAAGCAGACATTGAACCACGATTTCTCACTTGCACTCATCGATATACAGATGCCTGAAATGGATGGATATGAACTGGCTGCCATTTTAAGAGAGGATGAAAAGACGGCATCTTTGCCATTTATATTTATCTCAGGAATTTATACAGACCATGTAAACGTCTTTAAAGGCTACGACAGAGGAGCATTCAGTTTTATTACCAAACCTTTTCAACCTGAAATACTAATAAACAAGGTGAAATTGTTCATCGGGATATATCATCATGAATATATGCTGAAGCGACTGAACGATGACCTGGAAAGAAAAAATGAAGAGCTAAGAATTGTCAACAAAGAACTTGAGGCCTTTACCTATTCTGTTTCCCATGATTTGAGAGCACCCTTGAGAGTTATAAATGGTTATTCCCAGATAATTCTTAAAGAGCACGCAGATGTTGTAGATGAGGAAGTGAAAAGACTGCTCAATATTGTAGGTTCTAATGTAAAAAAGATGGGAGACTTGATAGACAATTTGTTGTCATTTTCAAAAATTGGCAAGAGAGAAGTGAATAAAGATGTTGTCAATATGGATTTACTTGTCAAGTCTTGCATCGAAGAAATGAAAGCTACACATGAAGGAAAAAAAGTAAACTGGATAATTGCTCCATTACATCCCTGTTTTGGGGACTCTCATTTGTTGAATCAGGTTATGATTAATTTTCTTTCCAATGCTGTGAAATATTCAAGTAAAAAAGAACAGCCAATCGTAGAAATAACTTCCGATATCAAAGGGGAAGAGGTGATATACTCTATAAAAGATAATGGGGTTGGGTTTGATATGAAATACTATAAGAAACTATTCGGAGTGTTTCAACGTCTTCATCGTGCTACAGAGTTCGAAGGGACAGGAGTAGGATTGGCAATAATACAGAGAATAGTTATGAAACATCACGGCCGTGTCTGGGCAGAATCAAGCATGGATAATGGCGCTAACTTCTTCTTTTCTGTTCCTGCAGTTAATTTATAAATAGCAGGAACTGTTATTAAATCAATTAGTTATTTATCCAATTCCTAGGCTGAGATGAGGAAATCGTAGGAATAAATATATTGATTCTGGTTCCTTCTTTCTCATTACTTATCAGGGTAATGGTCCCATTCAGTCTGTCCAGGATGGTCTTGGTAATATATAATCCTAGTCCTGCGCCTTTCGAAAGGTTACTTCCTCTGAAGAACATTCCGAACACTTTATCCTGAATGTATTTTTCAATACCTATACCATTATCTTCAACCTGAAGACTTAAGCCTGTTTCACTTACTTCTGCAGAACAAATAACTTTTCTTTCGGATTTATTTTTGTCCATAAAGACGATGGCATTGTGAATCAGGTTAAAGAAGACAGAGAAAAGAAGATTAAACTCAGACCTGAAATATTGTTGTCCCTTATAAGTTAATTTAAGGCCAACTTCTTTATAGTTTTCTATTTCAGAAATGGCAGATCCAAGTTTTTCAAAAAAAAGATCAAGGTCTATATCATCAAGTTTTATGTCATCATTGTAGATGAATTGGAAGCTACTTAAATTCAGTACAATACCTTCCATTTTTCTGTTTACCTGACTTATGATGTTTACATATTCAGTAATATCCTTTATGCTATTGCTTTCAGAATGCTGGATAAGGTTTAAAATACCTTTTACTGAACATATCGGTCCTCTGATGTCATGTGATATCCGATATACAAGACTTTTTAATTCTTCTACTTTTATCTTCAGTTTATTCTCAGCTTCTTCTCTTTTTTGTTTTTCTTTAACCTCGTTAAGTACCCTGGTTATAGCAGGTTCCAGTTTATGCAGGCTGTCTTTAAGTACATAATCATTTGCCCCCTGGATCATTGTTTCTACTGCA
Coding sequences within it:
- a CDS encoding sensor histidine kinase; amino-acid sequence: MFSKPKILIVDDKQENLIALETVLRDLDVEIIRATSGNEALKQTLNHDFSLALIDIQMPEMDGYELAAILREDEKTASLPFIFISGIYTDHVNVFKGYDRGAFSFITKPFQPEILINKVKLFIGIYHHEYMLKRLNDDLERKNEELRIVNKELEAFTYSVSHDLRAPLRVINGYSQIILKEHADVVDEEVKRLLNIVGSNVKKMGDLIDNLLSFSKIGKREVNKDVVNMDLLVKSCIEEMKATHEGKKVNWIIAPLHPCFGDSHLLNQVMINFLSNAVKYSSKKEQPIVEITSDIKGEEVIYSIKDNGVGFDMKYYKKLFGVFQRLHRATEFEGTGVGLAIIQRIVMKHHGRVWAESSMDNGANFFFSVPAVNL
- a CDS encoding hybrid sensor histidine kinase/response regulator, whose product is MLQENLTSRQKVKILIIEDNDFDFELVERKLQSINFSFEARRAIVEEEFNQHLLQFRPDLILSDFSLPTFSGLEALSIAKKHNPLTPFIFVTGTLGEELAVETMIQGANDYVLKDSLHKLEPAITRVLNEVKEKQKREEAENKLKIKVEELKSLVYRISHDIRGPICSVKGILNLIQHSESNSIKDITEYVNIISQVNRKMEGIVLNLSSFQFIYNDDIKLDDIDLDLFFEKLGSAISEIENYKEVGLKLTYKGQQYFRSEFNLLFSVFFNLIHNAIVFMDKNKSERKVICSAEVSETGLSLQVEDNGIGIEKYIQDKVFGMFFRGSNLSKGAGLGLYITKTILDRLNGTITLISNEKEGTRINIFIPTISSSQPRNWINN